cgactttctttatctttttcacttgataagggtCTTTCCCTTATCAAAACGCTTAAGCCAAAACATGACAAGCACCAACAAAGTAGTCCTACTGAAGCGATTTTAAACAGAAATGGCTACAAAAAccaatgaaaaaaaatcatagaGACAAAAAGAAACGGATGAACACGAGAAACTCAATAGAACAAATTAACACAAGAATTGCTAATGataattgattaatttaattggattatcGAAGTGAGGTAAAATCGTGCGTTGAAAGCGCGAAATGCGGCAACAGCCTTCACTAAATGCAAACGTGGTGTTAGTAAATGCTGAAACAGGTCTGATATAAGGCTTGAATTTGCTGCACATGCAACTCAGAAAAATATACTCTAGCTACTTAATTTgggtttttattaatttaatagtaTATATTTGTTCTTGTTCATCTGTTGAAGCACCAAGTCCACAttaatttgatcaaattaaGCCGTGGCACTGAAAATATTGTTAGCGAGAAACAAGGATCATCCATTTTTGTTAAATTGTTCTGCGATTTTATGTGACAGAACTTGTCATTCTTCAATCAATTCTGTTTTCATCGATTTCATCTTCTACATGCTAAACATTTGTACTTAGTtcttctatttcaatttttaatgcAGTATGtactaaaaattattaaaaaatatttatgacagaaaataaacataatgaAAAAATGAATCTTTTACAATTGACGACTCCAACCTAACCTTTGTCTTTTGTTTACCAAATAATGGAGGACCAAAAGACCATCGGTTTCTACTCGAGTCCAAGCTTAAAAGATAACAGTAAATTAATGATTTAAATTCGtacaataaattttgaaatttaattgtACTTCTCTTAATTATCAGGACTGAAGAAACTTTAGTACGacacttaattaattttgttttaaatgatgaattttttcatatcttctaatttaattaatatatgatttaaatacaaatgtaattaaaatttaaaaagttatatataattgaaacaaataaataaaatcccaaattacaattaattttttctttttatcataTAATTTACATGACATATTTATCATATATCTTAATTAATTGATATatgtaaaaatttattaaaattcaaaatatatgacgacgaagaagaataaaataaaatattacaataaagaataaaaataaaacaaaatgcaaaataatatagtaaaaaataaaataataagaattagaCAACACACAATAAACAAAGAAATTAGGTAACACATAAGCCTAAtagacaaaacacacacacagacATGTGCGCCTTTTGGCTCACATTCCCTCTAGTCCAAGCCCTCGTCCTGCCACGACCCTTGCAGTGCTGGCTCATCTTGACGGAACAACAAAACAGTGAGTTGTGTCACTAATGTCCTTAATTGATCAtcctaaaatttatatattttgaacCATTTTCCTAGTCTCCTTAAGGGGCTGTTCAAGTTGGCTGACATGATATATGCTCAATTTAATCTGATCCGGTTTTGGCACTGTTCCATCATGGTTTTAATCCTTGAGTTCATTGTGTTCAAGCTTATAGGAATGCTTCCGGaaatactaattttattttgtttgtcaattttttttaataataccCACCATATGCAATTCCAACTCTGCCCTCAATTGAAATGCGTCTCTCCATCGCTACCGGCCACCCCGGAATGGCCGGCATGCTGATAAGATATATCCTCAACATGTATTGCAGTTGGCCTTAGCTCCTTCAAAATCTCCTCCATCCTCCTTCCCCTACTACCCAATTCGCTATTACCCCCCAAATCCTCCCTCAAATCTCCACCAAGTTCACTTTCCCCTGCTCCACCATCACTAATTGTAGAATCCCCAATTCCTGAGACACCAGAGCTAGGGCTTGCACCTCTCTCGGCTGCAACATACAATTGCAAGGCCATCTTCTGCATCAATTTCAACATATTCAAGAATCCATTATTCCGAGATGGGGTTAAGCTCTGCTGCAACCCCAGAAGGGTTGCGAAATCGGGCGAAACCCTAACAATTGCAAGGGACGCGTTGcagggaggaagaggaaggaggGGAGGGGAGGAGGGGTTGGTTTGAGGAAATTCTTTTGGTGATGGTCTTGGAGAAGATTTATCGATGAGGTGGTGTGGGGATTTTTGTGGGGTTGAAGAATGGAGCGGCGGAACGATGAAAGAGGGAAGAGATGGGTAAATTGGTAATCTCCATCCATTACTGGATCCGAATTTCGAGACATGAAATGATATAGCATCTCCTTCGGCTGAATTGGTTTAAGAGGATACCTGGAGTGAACAGTGCGGGCCCGAAAAATAACAACGGGCTTCAGTAGGCTTAAACAAGTATCTTGAACACCCATCAAGTCCAAGATATAAGCCCATTTCTGCTCATGTCAAGCAACTTGAACAGGCCCTAAATTTAATTGTATAACTATTACATTGATATCTTCACATTCACTTTATCCTATCCATCTTTGGAATTCATACTtccaatatataaatattttaggAATTTATTGAGCTGCTATGATCCGAACAACACGGATACTCCCTTAATTAGATCTTcatatatttttctaatttttgtctAGGAAATTGAGGTTTTTTACCTACAGATATATTTTATTcccataatttttattaatatgcTCCAACTAGATCAGATGGCCATACAATTTATAGAAAACCTAAAAATTTAAGAGACCTGTGAGTGTTTGATTAACAATCATCAGGGTATGCGTGTATATTGGTAATAACAAATGTTAGTTATAAACCATTGTAATCAGTTCCTTAGCAAATATACCTATTGATTAGAATATTTGTAACATAACATGTCCTTTACAATGAACTAAGTAAGTTGCgatatgaattaattaattattccttAAATAGACTATAATCTTAAATAGAGTAGGTTTTTGGTGTCCGAACGAAATTCCCGTTTCCTTTTGCttttacttttgatttttcctttagtttttcttcttacttttccttttttttaggtttaatattatttttattgtgttttagccctatttgaaagaaaaaataattaagggagtttattttcattatgtgattttcgaaaatataattatttattttaatttttttaaatatcacaaattaaataaatatataaacttaaATATCAATGAGGTTATCTTGGAAAAGCAAAATTACAATGGCTACTCTACTATTTAATACTCCTACAAATTACAATGAAAAGGTAAAATTTCAGCACAATATAAAAGATTTTGATTGAATTGAATCTGAAGAAAACGAAATGGACTAATATTACAACATATGAGTAAATCTAGGATatcttgattctccaaagacaaaaaataaagaaatagaaTAAATCTTGTAACTATTATTAATGAGATacacaaatataaaattaattcaaagAAAATTGCATCTTCTGGACTTGTGTgcctttttcttcattttcggAGGTCGCAAAACCACCTTTATTGCTGTGTCAAACACAGCCTTCACATTCTGCCACAAAATTacaccaaaatagataaaaattgaTTAATCACAAAATTAAACCAACTTACTAAatggaaaattaaattaatatttaattaattacctGCTGAGTTTTGGCACTACACTCGATGTAAGCTACTGCCCCAATCATCTTCTTCAATTCATCTCCCTgtttaaaatttcacaaaatataattttttttaaaaatagaaaaaatatatgCAGAAAGCTAATGATATTATTTGACTAATAATATACCTGAGCGTTTGTTATAGGAACTGCAGCTGGATGATCGCTCAGAAACTGCTTATCTTCTCTCAGATCTGTTTCAACATTTCGCAGATTATGTGTTTGTCGAATTGTCTCAAAGAGAGAAACACTCTAAACAGAGACGCATTTCGAAAAAAAAGGCAAATTTATATCTTACCCATTTTGGTTCCGACAAGGACAATCGGCACATTTGGAGAATAATGCCTTAACTCTGGAATCCACTGTGATCAAAACAAAATCATCACAGAGTTGAAAAATATGaccaaaaaataatattaaaccTTCTTGTAGATGTTTTCATAGCTTGCTTTGCTGATGAGAGAGAATGCTAGTAGAAACACATCAGCTCCTCTATAACTTAGTGGGCGCAGCCTGTTGTAATCTTCTTGCCCTGTATGAAGCAAGTTacgtcacatttcctttttagtttgtcttatttagaataaaatttatCTCTTCTTTCTCCTCTTTAGTTTACTCATTCTGTCTATTTAAGACGTTCACCTTTCCTTATTCCTATGTTCGTATTTCATACGTATCAATAACCAACCTGCGGTATCCCAAAGCCCAATATTCACAATGTTTCCATCGACGACGACATTGGCACTGAAGTTGTCAAACACCGTCGGAACATAGTCCTAGaacaaaaatcaagaaaagatCATAACTGTTAGGAATTTCTGTCGTCATCTAATGATATGTAGTAGAAATTACAGACAGGAAACAGATCTTGACTCATAATAGAAGTAACACTACCGTTGGAAAAGTATTGCTAGTGTAAGAAATGAGCATGCACGTCTTCCCGACGGCGCCATCGCCGACCGTCACACACTTGATGAATCTAGCGgttgtcattttttttaaaaattttcttttttgaatttattttcttctaacttGCTTATGCATCTAACTATATAACTCCCCCTTGTTTATATATCACAGCGGGTTTGTTTTTACGTATAAAGGGATAATGATTTGTGACATGACTTTTCGGTTACTTTGAGTTTAAGGACAGAGAGAGACAGCTTGGGTGTAACGAAATTAGGTGTGGTGGTGAGTGAGAGTTCGTTGGTTAAGTGTGTAAGAAGCGATGGAGGGAGAAATAAATGAGGAAAGATAGAAAGGTGATCAAAAGTGGAGGCTTGCTTACACTATAACTAATATGCCATCattgttattttttatgattttttaacaAAGATTCCAGATTTTCTACTTGTGACTTATCTGTTATTATCTTTTTGGGTGAGTCATGATGATTGATGACATTGACACCTAAATTTCGAAGATTGTTTTGTTGCCAATCAACTAGAAGTGGTTGGAAGATTCTTGGGCTAATCAAGGGAGCAAAGCCCATGCTATATTAGACGTTGTTGTCTTAATGGGCCTATTTTGGGCTTTTACAAGCCCATTATTAGCTAGTTCTTTATTCTAAGGTCCAATGTGTTTTCCCccctttttattttagttagtaCTTTTAAAACTCTCATTCACAGCCAATAACATTTCGAGTAATGTATAATAAAAACCTTCATTCAATATTTGATTTATCAGTCTATCATTGGTACCAAAAACTCTCATTCACAATCAGGTATGATTTCGAGTTAGTGAATAATAGTGAAAAAACTCTCATTCACGATATTGACTATTCAAGATATGAGAAATACTACTGATAACTATCAATGTATCATTCACAATTAAGATTATATTTTTGGGTGTGAATAAAAGACAAAACATTCATTTATAGTCAATGCTAATAATATGAATTGTTAATTTGGGTATAAAATAGTAAGAGtgaatattattaaaaaaaacgatTAGAGTTTGGTTGGCAGCGTCTTTACATATTGAGTACACTTTGTTAATGAGATCGTACGTAGTCCTAGTACAATTTCTAGATGGAATAACTTTCTTGTTCCTAATATAGGCTTACATAAGTCTcaaagtcgctaattttttgcCTTAATTTACAATGTGTCTCTAGCTAAATCCATGTTTAAGAGATCATTTAGTTAAATTTACACGTTCATAACTCCTATGCATATATATCTAACTTGTATACAAACTCAATTTCCTAAAATTTGTAAGTCCTGCACGATTTAACGATAGACAAATCACTGTTTTTTGTGGAATTATGGCTACATGATACATCAGTTATTAAATTTGACAAATTACAAAGTGTATATAAAGAATTGAAGCTTCCAAAAAGCATCAAAACACATGACTAACTCATTTTAATTTCACGTGCAAATAGAAAATGGGCCGGGCTGGGACCcatacaataaaaatatgatccCTCAAAAGAGACAGTTGCTTTTATAGGCTGCGTAATTTATAGTTTTATACTACTACATTGTTAATTTGTTActcaaaaataatttgttacaataataaattaatctgAAATGatgtaaaattaattttgtactatccaactattaaaaaaatgttagtAACACTAatcttattaatttataaatattagaaTAATATATAGTAGAGTATCTTATGAATAGTTTAACTACTTCCAGCTGTTTTCCGCTGTCGCATTTATCTTCGTTTGAATTACAGAAACATATACTCCTTATTATGATTGGAAAATAAATACTGTACATTTGCCACATGCATATGTTCTTGCACgatattaaaaatatgaagAATAATTATTATTGGGGCACgaatttattgattaattaaataatcaattaattatGAGTAAACTCTTTACGGTGTCTACtgataaaatttattattgatcattttcatcCATattcaaagtaaaaaaaaaaaattaaaaataccatCGTTTTGGCAATAATGAAAGAAATCATTTTTATACAGAATATTGAcataaattgaattttttttaataattatttttaatttgtaaggaaaaaaaattcaaaatttaccaATTTCCATGATTTTATGAGCTATTACCCCTTTAAGAAATGCGGCATTTCCTAATTAATGGAGTAATAGGAAAACAGAAGGAGGTAAATAGCTTTAAATAAAGGTGgatcttgtacaaaaattaTAGCCAATCTGACTTGCTGATAAATGAAATGGGACCATATTTCTGtgtgaaatttaaattgtattGCAGTGGTGTTGAAGCATTGTAACAACTAACAAGTCATGTGGCCCTTCATTTATTGAATAATAGTATACGTGTATGAATTGGATAGGTGGCCTTGttaaaatattttccttttatttatgTTATACTTATAAGGTGAGGCAGATAAATCACATTATTTAGCAAtcattaaattttgattttatagcTCCATATGCAGATTTGACAATAAATACGTTATAGGCTGTGATATTATAATACAATAAAGACACATGttatgaaatattaaaaatatttgattCACTAATTAATGTGTTTTTAGTAGTATTCCTTTAGTATTGTATACCAGTAAAAAAATAACtgatttaatatatatttaaggTCGCTAGCAATCCAGAAAAGAACTCCAATTTTAGTTTTGTAAATAATATATAAGTTAAAATAACATTTTGGAGGTAAAAGAAATATGAAGAGTATGAAAAAAGCAAGAATGTTATGATTGCTAGGATAGCATTGAATATGGTAGCTAGGTTCTTCACTATTTACATGAATTGAGAATGTTTGCTTTCCAATTAACTGTTTTGCTTGTTTCTTCTTTTGTGATGATAAAACTAGAATTCATGATGCACAATGTCTCTTTTTCAGAAATCAAGAGTAATCAAAGACTGAAATGTAAGATGTATACCAATTGATACTCTTCGAATTCAAATATATGCATCGTTTCAATTCTTCATAATCTTTCTTCTAAGGATCGATGGGGAATTGGGGATCACTGGTTAATTTGTAGGTAGGATTTTGAATAATGCCGTTGAAAAATTGCCCCTAACATAAGAGCAACACTAGGCATACAACAAATATAAATGACAATCATTTAGAAATCTTTTATAGTATAAAAATAGTGAAAATGAAGTACATCAATAGAGAGCGATTCCCATACAATCCTATCACATATTTCATGCAAATGTACATTTTTTCATTAAATCTAGTATATATGATATGACATAATATACCAAAAACGATAGTAGtaaaatatgtgttgaaatctACCACGTGCCCCTTCAgtcaaacaaattaataatcGATGCAGTAGAGCCTGTCGTCGGTTTCCAATATATggatatatatttatttcttcctaAAAATTCACCTCCTACCTTATTCCATACATATGATAGATCCCCTTTTCTATTCAAAATAAAAGGgccaaattatataaaaaagcATGAAACTGGGTTAAATTCAACTTTGAAAATAAGCTAAAAAATCCATTAAATTTGGATTTACTCTCAATTATTGTACGGTGAAAAATTCTAATAGCCGATGAAAATCTCTTTATGATAGAcaacatttttaatttatttgcgATGACGTCCACATATAATTTTTCGGTCACCATATTGCAAAAATATTTCTGCATGGGACAAATGACCAGAACAAATCCATACTTACCATAGATCGACAACATAGTTTTTCTAACTAATTTTTAATGTAGTAGGGATAGACCAGAATTTGaacaaaatcaataattttTACGGCAATTTACCCAAATAAAAGAGTAGTATAATATACTACTCTTTAATTACTATTGACCTGCAACAGTTATTTAGGGTTTTATAAATAGATATAATTCGGAAAAGGCCGTTTTGTTTCCTTTTCACAGCATGTCTCCATCCCAAAATGTTTCACTACTcttctttcttcattttctgGCTCTAATCGTGTTCGCACAGCAAACTGCAGAAGCAAAGAGGTTGGCTGAGAAAGAGATAACCAAGAAAAACAGTTCGATCTCtgcattttttgtttttggtgACTCTACTGTCGATGCCGGCAACAACAATTACATTCAAACCATTAGCCGGAGTAACTTCCCGCCCTACGGGAAGGATCTACCCGACCACATTGCCACCGGAAGGTTTACCAACGGCAAGCTCGTCACCGACTTTTTGTGTAAGTATTATCCTCAGTTGGTAAGACAATTCCTTGATATGCCAAATTGCATATATTTTTTGGTGGTATAACCCTATTTAGATTGTGTAACTaagatatactactactaagttcttaattattattagtataCATTCAGTTTTTTTTATACTTGTAACAAATTATAGACATTAGAACAAAGttatatagaaattaaaatacaatttagttgtgtaaatgaaaatttaaaagtatagTTAATCAGAATGTGCTCATGTGAGTGACTAAATTACCAtggtttttaattttacagAATATATCATACATTATCTTTACCAAAAGAATAGGGCTTTGTTTGATATACTCTATCTAAGTATATGTAAAGTCCCTTTCATCTTATTTTTGCtagaaaattttatatttgtggCAAGCTGTAGTAGTGCGTTCAAATCCGAACACATCTTTATTGCAAAACTAAAACTTATAGTAGCATTTATTCATCGAAATTCAAGATCTCGCGGATACCATTTTTACACGTGacatcatattattattattaataataataattattaaatcaaTTATGTTACTTCTACAATTTTTTGCTAATTTTGCAGTTTCCATAATTCATGCTAATTTGTTCAAGTGCAGCTTCTTATGCTGGAATCAAAGACCTCATACCACCCTACTTAGACCCCACTCTTACCGTCGACGACCTCGAAACAGGAGTTTGTTTCGCTTCTGCCGGCACTGGCTTCGATCCCCTCACTGCCCAAATCAATGtctatctctctctccctctctctcaaacACCTTTTTAATGATTTTAACTCAACTTGGTGGATTTGTGAATGCATGCAGGTTGTAATTCCTATACAGAATCAActcaaaaatttcaaagaataCAAATCAAGAATGGAAGTGGAGATTGGAAAGGAGAAAACAAGAAGGTTGATAAGTAAGGCCTTGTTTGTAATAAGTGCAGGCACAAATGATTTTATGGTAAATTATTATGGGCCCATGCAAACTCGAAGCAGAACCTACAACATTTCAGGCTATCAAGATTACATATTGCAGCAAGGCCTTGAACTCACTCaggtacatatatatatttttgagtaAAGCCCAAAactggtcctaaacatatgttcattttacgattttggtcataaactttatcttttgattttttgCATTGCGAACATTTCAACttggatcacaattggtcctacactaacagttccgtcaattttttaacggtcaacgattttaaCCTGATTTTAACCAATTAAAACAGTTAATTATGATTACTTACACCCTAATTATATCCTTAATAAATACAATCTTTAATTTAAGAATAGATATAGAAGTAGTTTTATATAATACTAGGTTAATAGGGGGCGGGGGAGCTAGTGACCGCCggcggcgaggacgaggaggtcGGAGGGGCTGCCGCCTTCGGAGGGGAGGGCGCCGCGGCCGCCGTTGGGCGAAGGGTTTGTCTCAGTCACACAACCCTTGCGTCGGAGTGCCCGGGCAAGGGTGACGGCGCGGTTTCCTCTTAGTAAAGCCATGATTGTCGACAACGTGTTACCCCAGGGTTTTACCCCACACTGCTAAAAAAGACTAATTGTTACTTGAAACTTCTCACAATTGGGATTTTTATGATTTGTTGAAAGAGTGAGAGAAGAGAAAGGTGGGAATGGTTTTGAAATTGTAAAATCTGACAATTGGATTCTTGAATTTGTAATGGAATCGGGCAGCCTATGAGAGGCCTAGAAGTTTGCCGAAAATAGAGCGGGGCCGGTACCGGCTCCGGCACCAAGCAGATGCCGTTGAGATAGAGCAGAGCGAGCCGACGGGAGAAGACAGAGGCCATCATGAAGAGATCATAATTAAAGATTGTATTTATTAAGCATATAATTAGAGCGTAAGTAATCATAATTAACTGCTTTAATTGGTCAAAATTGGGTTTAAATCATTGACCGTTAAAAAATTGACCGAACTGTTAATGTAAGaccgattgtgatccgagttgaaatgttcgggatgcaaaaaatcaaaagataaagtttatgatcaaaatcgtaaaatatgtactccctccgttccatagtaatggaagcgtttcttttcggcacggagatcaagaaaaattgtgttaggtgagttaagtaaatggagaataaagtggaaaatggaaaaggtagagagataaagagagaaaaaagtaagagaaagtaaagtagctatggaaaaatgtgttgacttttactaaaaatggaaatgactctattactatggaacgtatcaaaatggcaaaatgactatattactatggaacggaacGGTGGGagtatatgtttaggaccaattttAAACTTtactcaaattttttttaattttagctaccaaactaaaataaattaaaattttagataCAAAAAGACTGTCAATGGCAGTATATTACTCGATAAAAGAGAGTGTACTATCTGTTGCCTTTGGGTAGGTTAATATTCATATTAATGAGGTGGGCCACTTGAAAAAACTTGGTAAATAATTTTGAGAAGGCAAACTTGCTggaaaaattataaagtttggTCACTTTTGGTCAATCCTTATTTTTCGTAAATGACTGATTATATGACATTTTTTTATAACTGTTCCATAATCAAAGTTGAGAGAAATTTTATATGATATGGCATGCATAAAATACTATGCGGAAAActgtactattttttttcttcaaagtTTTGTAAATTTTAATGACCATAATCTAGGGTGtgtattaaatcaaatgaaatgaATAGAAACGGAAGAAAAGAATAAATACCAACTACGTGGAAACAAATCAGATTCAGGAAAAGAATACAACCAATGCATTAAATCAGAGAAAGTTTTAAATGACACTATACTTTTTGGGTAAAGGAAAAGATATCTTTTTGccacttaaattaaaaaaatttctacATTTTCTTTGACTCTTTTTGTACACCTACACCTAATGATAGTACCCTAGTTTTACGAGGTTTTTATACCCAAtgttaagagagagaaaaatgttgCCAAATGAGTAATAATATTCTCTTAAAGTAATGAAATCACTATAcattcataataaaaataatatataaaatacctCAGCAATAACCAGAATTTATTAGTTATAACATATCATGTTGATATTAAACACAACATATCATGTTAAAGGATTCAAGATGGGTTAGGTgggaaaatttaaaatatagtagtagtagtaatggATATTTTTGTAATAGTCATATGCAGCTAAGAATGtgtttgacattttttattgctattattttgttgatatttttcaaCAGTATAGATCATGGTTTGaagtttatataatatatagagtttgcatatGATCACATCCcctagtagtatataaaaatatccGGCAACTTCGAGCCGCGGAACGAAGATCTTTGgactggaaccggaaccggaaccgcgaTTCACTATACTTGTATTATGGAGCATTGAGCAAGAAAATGGTATTGGTTGCAGGCGCTACTGAAGATGGGGGCGAAGAAGATTGCCTTCGTGGGATTACCACCATTCGGGTGCGTGCCAGCTGTCATCACACTCAACTCCGACAACGCTCTCACTCACCGCGCCTGCATCCAGCGCTTCTCCGACGTCGCCCGCCGTTACAACACCcttctccaaatcaaattagCAGCTCTTCAAAAGAAGATCACTCCCGCCGCCAACGTCCTCTACATCGACATATATAACCCCATCGATCGCATGGTTCGAAACCCCCAACAATTCGGTAATTAATCATCGCATCTCGACTATACCTTgttgtattaattaattaattaatggtgtCAAATctaaacttcaaacttttttttacaGGATTTGAAAATGTGAACCTGGGATGCTGCGGGAGTGGAATGGTGGAGTTTTCGGTGTTGTGTAATTCATACTCTTCGGTTTGTTCGGATGATTCCAAGTATCTTTTCTGGGATTCCATACACCCGACTCAAGCTGCTTATTATTCTGTTTATCTCGGCCTTCGTCCGGTTATTGATCGCTTCATGAAGGATTAGCCATAACTTTTTCTAACACTTTGTTTCATACGGAGTATAATAAATCACTTAAATTCTCTTTGTTTCTGTATTGGGAGTTCATCATTCTTTATGTGCAAGGGCAATGGCATGGGGGTTGGGCCGAGATATGGGCGCGTCGAATTCGGGCCATGGACCGTAGAGTGGTTGGACCACGCGGCCTCGTCCAATGAGGTGCAACGGTTGCCaagtacattattttttttactttgtggCTTATGGGATATGGGTGAATAAAAAGCTGATTTGACACATGAATAGTACAGTGTGTTTGTTTTCTCATTATAGGTCGGATAAGTTAGCTCTGCTGTGAGAGGGAAACACTTCCACTCTTATTGCTAGCTTCATGTTTAATATGTAGGCATATTCAAAATAATTAACATATATATTTAAGTAACAATGGAGTGTTTGGTCACTTGTCCAAAATGA
This DNA window, taken from Salvia splendens isolate huo1 chromosome 18, SspV2, whole genome shotgun sequence, encodes the following:
- the LOC121776085 gene encoding GDSL esterase/lipase At5g45960-like; this translates as MSPSQNVSLLFFLHFLALIVFAQQTAEAKRLAEKEITKKNSSISAFFVFGDSTVDAGNNNYIQTISRSNFPPYGKDLPDHIATGRFTNGKLVTDFLSSYAGIKDLIPPYLDPTLTVDDLETGVCFASAGTGFDPLTAQINVVIPIQNQLKNFKEYKSRMEVEIGKEKTRRLISKALFVISAGTNDFMVNYYGPMQTRSRTYNISGYQDYILQQGLELTQALLKMGAKKIAFVGLPPFGCVPAVITLNSDNALTHRACIQRFSDVARRYNTLLQIKLAALQKKITPAANVLYIDIYNPIDRMVRNPQQFGFENVNLGCCGSGMVEFSVLCNSYSSVCSDDSKYLFWDSIHPTQAAYYSVYLGLRPVIDRFMKD
- the LOC121777747 gene encoding rac-like GTP-binding protein RAC13; translation: MTTARFIKCVTVGDGAVGKTCMLISYTSNTFPTDYVPTVFDNFSANVVVDGNIVNIGLWDTAGQEDYNRLRPLSYRGADVFLLAFSLISKASYENIYKKWIPELRHYSPNVPIVLVGTKMDLREDKQFLSDHPAAVPITNAQGDELKKMIGAVAYIECSAKTQQNVKAVFDTAIKVVLRPPKMKKKAHKSRRCNFL